A genomic window from Glycine max cultivar Williams 82 chromosome 17, Glycine_max_v4.0, whole genome shotgun sequence includes:
- the LOC100819237 gene encoding B3 domain-containing protein Os01g0234100, with amino-acid sequence MVVIDEKNRVIRRDMVELSQHDQSVTVAYYGEELHGGVPLPRFSRMSPLNTDRQNKGMENKYKLLNSPVKQATPAEAQKFASSIKVATEGTSSRGQAMSSAVLQAEEVQSNLEREFPSFVKSLVRSHVASCFWMGLPVSFCKRHLPDKDTTFILEDESGKEYMTKYIACKTGLSAGWRQFSAVHKLHEGDVVVFQLVEPTKFKVYIIRANNTRELDGAFLSLDSCIKQKMGGNDNADSDDVACNNSKRKHGKSVQQDVQTKKKASASRLRPKARPSVEQSENDSEEALSEVMEGFKMLEFNDVKGFENFSIIVDGVPIDAEFSTEVRNKYYRLCCSQHAFLHENLIKGMNYKLIAGIILETVNIADAIEVSVICTPRAEFSNWDKTLLAFEHLGMDVEFLRVRLRRLARIAYEKDDASETKKHLAYRNEYSRADDEIKNMEAKLEELKGACNGFGAYLESLKCRAESNHIKFQKEVVAPW; translated from the exons ATGGTGGTGATTGATGAAAAGAACCGTGTGATTAGGAGGGATATGGTGGAGCTTTCACAACATGATCAATCTGTAACTGTGGCATATTATGGGGAGGAGTTGCATGGGGGCGTGCCTCTACCCCGCTTCTCTAGAATGTCTCCTTTAAACACG GATAGACAAAACAAGGGAATGGAGAATAAATACAAGCTCTTGAACAGTCCGGTAAAGCAA GCAACGCCTGCTGAAGCTCAGAAGTTTGCAAG TTCCATTAAGGTCGCAACAGAAGGAACATCCTCTCGTGGTCAGGCAATGTCATCTGCTGTTCTTCAAGCAGAGGAAGTCCAATCAAATTTGGAAAGAGAATTCCCTAGTTTTGTGAAGTCTTTAGTTAGATCACACGTTGCTAGTTGTTTTTGGATG GGGCTGCCTGTGTCATTCTGTAAAAGACACTTACCGGATAAGGATACAACATTCATTTTGGAAGATGAATCTGGTAAAGAATACATGACAAAATACATTGCATGTAAGACAGGATTGAGTGCTGGATGGAGACAGTTTTCTGCTGTGCACAAATTGCATGAGGGTGATGTGGTTGTCTTCCAATTAGTGGAACCTACCAAATTTAAG GTTTACATAATAAGAGCTAATAATACGAGGGAACTAGATGGAGCCTTTCTGAGTCTTGATAGttgcataaaacaaaaaatgggaG GCAATGATAATGCAGATAGTGATGATGTGGCATGTAATAACTCAAAGAGAAAACATGGTAAATCTGTCCAACAAGATGTCCAAACGAAAAAGAAGGCCAGCGCGTCAAGATTGAGACCTAAGGCAAGGCCATCAGTCGAACAATCTGAAAATGATAGTGAGGAAGCTCTCTCAGAAGTTATGGAGGGCTTTAAAATGCTCGAGTTCAATGATGTGAAAGGTTTTGAAAATTTCAGCATCATAGTTGATGGAGTACCAATAGATGCTGAATTCTCTACCGAGGTTCGAAACAAGTACTACAGGCTCTGCTGCAGTCAGCATGCCTTTCTTCATGAAAATCTCATTAAGGGCATGAACTATAAGCTGATTGCTGGAATTATATTGGAAACTGTCAACATTGCTGATGCAATAGAAGTTAGTGTGATATGTACCCCACGTGCAGAATTTTCTAACTGGGACAAAACTTTGCTTGCCTTTGAGCATTTAGGCATGGATGTTGAATTTCTAAGAGTCCGATTACGCCGGCTTGCAAGAATTGCCTATGAGAAAGATGATGCCTCTGAGACCAAAAAACACTTGGCATATAGGAATGAGTACAGTCGCGCAGACGATGAAATAAAGAACATGGAAGCCAAGCTTGAAGAATTGAAGGGAGCATGCAATGGTTTTGGTGCTTATCTTGAGAGTTTGAAGTGCAGAGCTGAAAGCAATCATATCAAGTTTCAGAAAGAGGTTGTTGCTCCTTGGTGA
- the LOC100819775 gene encoding uncharacterized membrane protein At3g27390 yields MMDFPSSMEGWMKALYVVFVFFYAFFLGALKGIVVGPIAALILIIGNVGVILGLFPAHVAWTLYTLLKIHMFDAPMKAAILIALPALFGLWLGLGVAGSVLVGVGYGFFTPWVSTFEAFRQDNESKKFSHCIVDGTWGTIKGSCTVVRDFADMCYHSYPSYLKELRESPASDERQRLRLIHVPGCVIVGIMGLVVEIPLFTAIALVKSPYLLFKGWFRLLHDLISREGPFLEIVCIPIAGLTIFVWPLVVIASILLAIFSSIFVGLYASVIVYQERSFRRGIAYVIAMVAEFDEYTNDWLYLREGTFLPKPQYRKKKASQSSEFSVRGNSVRGNTSMEPPAMLMPCLAPSRSVKETIQEVKMVQIWGNMMRYCEMRGKELLDANVLTASDLYEWMKGKNNNEAAIVGVGLPCYSLLQTLVFSIKANSCGVLLLDDFEITYLNRPKDKLLDWFFNPVMVLKEQIRVIKLGEAELRYLEKVVLFGSNKQRMEAWDNGGLMIHDALRAAQIEGISRRMIGMIRGISKLPTYKRKFRQIVKALVTHSLEKDVSERALVTHHSVDVLDVSEKALVTRYLEKDPSGRSSRSIVSVASDEIA; encoded by the exons ATGATGGATTTTCCTAGCTCTATGGAAGGTTGGATGAAGGCTTTGTATGTGGTCTTTGTGTTCTTCTATGCTTTCTTCCTTGGTGCTTTAAAAG GCATAGTTGTGGGTCCTATTGCTGCTCTGATTCTTATTATAGGCAACGTTGGGGTGATTCTGGGGTTGTTTCCTGCACATGTGGCTTGGACTCTTTACACCCTTTTGAA GATTCATATGTTTGATGCACCAATGAAAGCTGCTATTTTGATTGCTTTGCCTGCTTTGTTTGGCTTGTGGTTGGGTCTAGGCGTAGCTGGAAGCGTTCTTGTTGGAGTGGGGTATGGCTTTTTCACCCCTTGGGTTTCAACTTTTGAGGCCTTCAGACAAGACAATGAGTCCAAGAAATTTTCTCACTGTATTGTG GATGGAACATGGGGAACTATCAAAGGTAGTTGCACTGTGGTTAGGGATTTTGCAGATATGTGTTATCATTCATACCCAAGTTACTTAAAAGAACTGCGTGAATCACCTGCCTCAGATGAGCGTCAAAGGCTAAG GTTAATTCATGTTCCCGGATGTGTCATTGTTGGGATAATGGGGCTAGTTGTGGAGATTCCTCTTTTCACTGCAATTGCTCTAGTAAAGAGCCCCTACTTGCTTTTCAAGGGCTGGTTCAGACTTTTGCATGATTTGATTAGCAGAGAAGGTCCATTCCTTGAAATAGTTTGTATCCCCATTGCTGGTTTGACAATATTTGTGTGGCCACTAGTTGTCATTGCCAGCATTTTGTTGGCTATTTTCTCAAGCATTTTTGTTGGACTTTATGCATCTGTTATAGTATATCAG GAAAGATCTTTCCGTAGAGGTATAGCCTATGTGATTGCTATGGTTGCTGAGTTTGATGAATATACAAATGATTGGCTCTATCTTCGCGAAGGAACATTCTTGCCAAA GCCCCAATATCGAAAGAAAAAGGCTTCTCAATCATCAGAGTTTTCTGTTAGGGGAAACAGTGTGAGAGGAAACACTTCTATGGAGCCACCTGCAATGCTTATGCCATGCTTAGCTCCTTCAAGATCTGTTAAAGAGACCATTCAAGAAGTGAAAATGGTGCAA ATCTGGGGAAATATGATGAGGTACTGTGAGATGAGAGGCAAGGAACTATTGGATGCTAATGTACTTACAGCTTCTGACCTCTATGAATGGATGAAGGGAAAGAATAACAATGAAGCTGCCATAGTTGGTGTTGGCTTGCCTTGTTATTCACTCCTACAAACACTTGTCTTCTCCATCAAAGCCAACTCATGTGGTGTATTGCTACTTGATGACTTTGAAATAACCTACTTAAACAGACCAAAGGATAAGTTGTTGGATTGGTTCTTCAATCCTGTGATGGTTCTCAAGGAACAGATAAGGGTTATCAAATTGGGGGAAGCTGAACTGAGATACTTGGAAAAAGTAGTTCTCTTTGGAAGCAACAAGCAACGCATGGAGGCTTGGGATAATGGTGGTTTGATGATTCATGATGCTCTTAGAGCTGCTCAAATCGAGGGAATTTCAAGAAG GATGATTGGAATGATAAGAGGTATATCAAAACTTCCAACTTATAAAAGGAAGTTTCGTCAAATTGTTAAAGCTCTAGTTACTCATTCTCTGGAGAAAGACGTTTCAGAAAGGGCTTTAGTTACTCATCATTCTGTGGATGTACTAGATGTTTCTGAAAAGGCTTTAGTTACTCGTTATCTGGAGAAAGATCCTTCTGGAAGATCAAGTAGGTCTATAGTATCAGTTGCCTCTGATGAAATTGCTTAG
- the LOC547962 gene encoding cyclin-dependent kinase inhibitor 7 — MEMAQVKARARTALAMAASATSPKRRKISFVQIKSLSNATSPTTEERISGESPASCCSSNGSFDNENRIIKSSDLEVESAQVETWTCNCGEQQQQKIRREMSLTREVDSTEEHITKTKSRCVPTESELEDFFAAAEKDIQKRFTDKYNYDFVKDMPLEGQYEWVKLKS, encoded by the exons ATGGAGATGGCTCAGGTTAAGGCACGAGCTCGAACTGCATTGGCCATGGCAGCTTCCGCAACTTCaccgaagagaagaaaaatctcCTTCGTTCAAATCAAGAGTTTGAGCAACGCTACCTCTCCGACGACGGAGGAACGAATCTCCGGCGAATCTCCGGCTTCGTGCTGCTCCAGCAACGGATCCTTCGACAACGAAAACCGAATCATCAAATCCTCAGATCTAGAG GTTGAGAGTgcgcaagttgaaacatggacgTGCAACTGCggtgaacaacaacaacaaaaaataag GAGAGAGATGAGTCTCACGCGCGAGGTGGATTCAACGGAGGAGCATATCACCAAAACCAAATCTCGCTGCGTTCCAACGGAGTCGGAGCTCGAAGATTTCTTCGCTGCTGCGGAGAAAGACATTCAGAAACGCTTCACAGACAA gtataattatgattttgtgAAGGACATGCCTTTGGAGGGACAATACGAGTGGGttaaattgaagtcataa